Below is a window of Streptomyces sp. NBC_01429 DNA.
CCACGCCGATATCGGGCGCGAGCTCATGGACGGGTCAGTCGGCTGGTTGCGGGGCAAGGACAGCCTGCCACCCGGTGATTCCGCGTGGTGGGAGGGGTACCGGGGCCGACTGGAGCGGGTGGCGCGGGAGGCCGGCGGGGGCTGATCCCGGCGGGGGACGGTGCGGTGCCCGGGTGACGGCTGCTCGTCGGACGTGGTCCGTCCTAGATCGTCAGCGCCAGTGCCAGCGGGGCCGCCCTGCGGTTCAGCGTCTCGGCCGCCGCGCGCAGGCGGTGCATCTGTTCGAGCGGGAGGGAGAGTGCCAGGCAGCCGACGGTGGAGCCCGCCGTCAGCGGGACCGCCGCGCAGATGGTGCCGAGCGCGTACTCCTGGAGGTCGAGTACGGGCATGGTCGGCGGGTGGCCGTCGAGGCGGGAGAGGAGCAGCCGCTCGCTGGTGATCGTCCGCGAGGTGAACCGGGCGATCCGGTGGCGGGTCAGATGGTCCTTGCGGCCGTCGCGGTCCAATTGGCCGATCAGGCACTTGCCGATCGCGCTGGCGTGGCCGGTCGCCCGGAAGTCCACGTACTCGTTGACCGCCGGGGTGAGCGGACCGTCCGCGACCTCGGTGACCCGGATCTCGCCGTCGACGTACCGGCTGACGTAGACCGCCGCGCCGATTTCGTCGCGCAGCTCGCCGAGGCCGTCCTGGAGCCGGGCGGCCAGCGCCTGGCGCCGGTCGGTGCCCGAGCCGAGCAGGGCCAGCGAGTCACCGATCACATAGGCGCCGTCCGGGATCTGCTCCACGTACCCCTCGCGCCGCAGCATCGACAGCAGCGGGGCGAGGTGTGCGGCCGGCAGTCCGCTCTCCCGGGCGATCCGGGTGTCGGTCACCCCGCCGCCGTACTTGGAAACGGTCTCCAGGACGCGCAGGACGTAGCGCACCGAGTGGAACGGCGCGGTCGGTTCCGGCTTCAGCACCACGGTTCCCCCTAGCAGGTTGTGACCGCAAGCTCACGACCACGATAACCGCCAAGAGTCCGCCACGGGCGCCCTGTTGACCGCGGATCAGGGTGCGGCCCAGGCCGCTGTACTGGGCCGCACCACTCTGGCATATGCCAGCGGAATACTTGCTTCAACGGAATGTGAGGTCAGGGCGGTACGGACGTGCTCAGAGCACCGCGCTGAGAAACTCGCGAGTACGTTCGTGCTCCGGGTCCGTGAAGATTTTCTCCGGCGGGCCGGACTCGATGACCTTGCCGGAGTCGAACATCATCACGTCGTCCGAGATGTCCCGGGCGAAGTTCATCTCGTGCGTGACGCAGAGCATCGTGATGTCCGTGGTGTGGGCGATGTCCCGCAGGACGTCCAGCACCCCGGCCACCAGCTCCGGGTCGAGCGCCGAGGTGACCTCGTCCAGCAGCAGGATGCGCGGCCGCATCGCCAGCGCGCGGGCGATCGCCACCCGCTGCTGCTGGCCGCCCGAGAGCTGTGTGGGCCTGGCCGCGCAGCGGTCGCCGAGACCGACCAGGTCGAGCAGCTCGCGACCGCGCTCCTCGGCCTCGTCCTTGCCCAGGCCGAGCACCCGTACCGGGGCTTCGGTGACATTGCGCAGGACGTTCATGTTCGGGAAGAGGTTGAACTGCTGGAAGACCATGCCGATGTTCTTCCGTACCTCCCGCACATGCTTGTTGTCGGCGGGAAACAGCTTCTCGCCGTTGACCGTTATCGTTCCCTCGTCCGGTTTCACCAGGGTCATCAGCAGCCGCAGGATCGTGGTCTTCCCGGATCCCGACGGGCCGACCAGGGTGACGTGCTTTCCGGGCTGTACGGAGAAACAGAGGTCGTCCAGGACGGTGTTCTTGCCGAATCTCTTCGTGACGTTGTCGAACCGGATCAATTCGTTGGCGTTCTCGGCGGACACGTTCTCGGCGGACACGGTTTCAGCGGACAAGACGACGCTCCAGGGCTCGCATGAGAAGAGAAGCCGGATAGGCGATGAGGATGAAGGCGACGCCGACGACGGTCAGCGGCTCGGTGTACTGGAAGGTGGCCGCGCTCTCCAGCCGGGACTGCTGGAGCATCTCCAGCACGCTGATCCCGGCGAGCAGCGGCGTGTCCTTCAGCATCGAGATGACGTAGTTCCCCAGCGCAGGCACGATGCGCCGGATCGCCTGCGGCAGGATCACCGCCAGCCAGGTCCGGCCCACCGGCAGGCTCAGCGCCGTGGCCGCCTCCCACTGCCCGGCCGGCACCGCGTCGATGCCCGCGCGGTAGACCTGCGCGGTGTACGTCGAATAGTGCAGCCCGATCGCGATCGTGCCCGTGGTCAGTCCGGAGAACTGCACCCCCCATTCGGGCAGCACGAAGAAGAAGAAGAAAAGCTGCACCAGCAGCGGGGTGTTGCGGATGAATTCGGTGAGGACGTTCACCGGCCACCGGATGAAACGCGTCGGCGCCCGGAATCCGATCGCCCAGACGAGACCGAGGGTGAACGAGAGGACCGAGCCGAGCACCAGCACCTGAAGGGTGAGGAGCAGGCCGTCCCAGAAACGCGGCATGAAATCCGCGACAGCGGACCAGTCCCAGTTCATCGGGCACCTCCCGGCGTGGTGGTGATGCCGATCCCGGCCTTGGTCCTGCGTTCCAGCACCCGCATTCCCCGGGCGAGCAGGAAGGCGAGCACGAAGTAGATCACCAGCGTGATCGAGTAGATCTGCGCGCTCTCCTGGGTGGCCAGCCGCACCAGATAGGCCGCGAACGACACATCGGCGACGCCGAGCAGGGAGACCAGCGCGGTGCCCTTCAGCAGCTCGATGAGGAGATTGCTGAACGGCGGGATCATCTCGGGCACCGCCTGCGGCAGCAGGATCAGCCGCAGCCGCTGCCAGGGGGTGAAGTTCAGGGCGATCCCGGCCTCACGCTGCGCCGGCGCGACGGAGTTCAGCGCGCCGCGCACGACCTCGGCGCCGTACGCCCCGTACGACAGTCCGAGCGCGAGCACCGCCGCCCACATCGGGACCAGGGCCCAGCCGAAGAGGCCCGGCATGACGAAGAACAGCCAGAACATCAGCACCAGGGCCGAAGTGCCCCGGAAGATCTCGGTGTAGAAGCCCGCGAGGAAGCGGACGAAGCGCGAACGGTGGGTCCTGGCCGTCCCCACGGTGAAGGCCACGAAGGTGGCCAGCGCGGCGCTGTACAGGGTGAGCTGGACGGTGATCCAGATTCCCGGGAGCACCCAGTTGGTCCAGAGGCCGGCGGTCATGCGCACAGCTCCTCTGCGGTGAGCGTCGTCATCTCCGACTCGGTGAAGCCGAAGGGCTTCAGGACGCGGAACAGCTCTCCGCTCTTCTTCATCTTGTGGATCTCGACGTTGAAGGCGTCGCGCAGGCCGGTGTCCGTGGGACGGAACGCGAAGCCGCCGCCGTCGACCTTCTTCTCGCCGTCCACCAGCGGGGCGAACGGCTTCGTCGCCTCGGCCTTGCGGCTCTTCTTCACCACTTCGCGGCCGGTGAGCGCGGTGCCCGCGAAGACGTCCACCCGGCCCGACTCGACCGCGTTCAGCCCGGCGACCGGGTCCTGGAGGATGACGATCTCCTTCTCGGGGACGCCGGCGGATATCGCGTACTCGATCTCGGCGTAGCCGGTGCCGGTGGCGAACTTCGCCTTGGTCCGCACCACGTCCTGGTACGAGTGGAGACCCTTGGGGTTGCCCGTACGGACGAGGAACGAGTCGAGCATCTGATACTCGGGATCGGCGAAGATGACCTGTTTGCACCGGTCCGCGTTGATGTACATCCCGGCCGAGACCACATCGAACTGCTGGGAGTTCAGCCCGGGTATCAGCGAGGAGAAGTCGGTGGCCACGGGCTGCACGTTGGCGACGCCGAGCCGCTTGAAGATGATCTTCGCCAGCTCCACGGCCTCGCCGGTGAAGTCGCCCTGGTCGTTGACGTAGCCGTACGGAGCCTCGCCCGCGATGCCGAGCCGCACGGTGCGCTGCGATTTCAGCCGGGCGAGCGTGTCACCGGAGGGGATCTTCGCGCAGCCGGCGGTTCCGAGCGCCCCCGCCGCGCCCAGTACCGCCGTGCCCAGCAGCAGAGATCGTCGCCCTATGGACCGTTTTGTGGTTCTTTCTCTGTGGTGCTCTGGAGGTGAAGCCATGGGCGCGCGGCTACCCGACTCCAATCGGGTTATGCACATCAATTTGAGCCGATCACCCGCGGCCGGTGTGCCCTTGACTCGGTGGATCAGGCGAGGACCATGAAGGCATGACCGACCGATTTGTGACTGTGTCGCTCGACAAGCGCGGGGTGCGTTGCACCGCGAAACTCCTGGATGACCGGGCTCCGGTCACCTGCGCGGCGGTGTGGGAGGCGCTGCCGCTCGGCTCGGACGTCTACCACGCGAAGTACGCGCGCAACGAGATCTACGCGCTGTTTCCGGCCTTCGCCGCCGAGGAACCGCCGCTGGAGAATCCGACCGTGACCCCCATCCCCGGAGATCTGTGCTACTTCACCTTCTCCGACACCGAGTTGGGCACCTCGTCGTACGGATACGACACGAAGGCCGTGACCGCCCGCCGCACCACCGTCGACCTGGCCCTCTTCTACGAGCGGAACAATCTGCTGATCAACGGCGACATGGGGTGGATCCCCGGCATCGTCTGGGGCACGGTGGTCGACGGCCTCGACCGGATGGCCGAGGCGTGCCAGGACCTGTGGCGGGCGGGCGCCATCGGCGAGACGCTCAGCTTCCGCCGGGAGTAGTTGCCCGCCGGGAGCGGCGTACCCCCTCCCGGGCGTCCCAGGCGTCCCAGGCGTCCCGGGCATCCCAGGCGTCCCGGGCATCCCGGGCGCCCCGGCCGTCCCGGCCGACGAGGCCGCCGCGGGCGCTCAGCCCACCCCCACCCCCGGCGCCGGGATGTGCGCCGCCCCCGCCTCGTACAGCGCGTGCGCGGCCCGCATCACCAGCGCGTCCCCGTGCCGGGCGGCGACGATCTGGACCCCGATGGGCAGCCCGTCCCCGTCCACCCCGCACGGCACGCTCACGGCGGGCTGCTGGGTCAGATTGAACGGGTACGTGAACGGGGTCCACGACGTCCAGCGCCGCTGCCCCGTCCCCCTGCCGCCCGCCCCCCGGCCGCCCGCGCCCCCGGGCGTCTCCACCCCCGCGGCGAACGCCGTGACCGGCAGGGTCGGCGTCACCAGCAGGTCGTACGACTCGTGGAACCTGCCCAGGCGCCGCCCCAGCTCCATCCGCGCGTCCACCGCGGCCAGGTACTCCAGCGCGCTGTACCGCTCACCCGCCGCCACGATCTCCCGCAGCCCCGGATCGAGCAGCTCCCGCTGCTCCTTGTTGAACGACTGCGTCAGCCGCGCCGCGCCGCCGAACC
It encodes the following:
- a CDS encoding IclR family transcriptional regulator → MVLKPEPTAPFHSVRYVLRVLETVSKYGGGVTDTRIARESGLPAAHLAPLLSMLRREGYVEQIPDGAYVIGDSLALLGSGTDRRQALAARLQDGLGELRDEIGAAVYVSRYVDGEIRVTEVADGPLTPAVNEYVDFRATGHASAIGKCLIGQLDRDGRKDHLTRHRIARFTSRTITSERLLLSRLDGHPPTMPVLDLQEYALGTICAAVPLTAGSTVGCLALSLPLEQMHRLRAAAETLNRRAAPLALALTI
- the ehuA gene encoding ectoine/hydroxyectoine ABC transporter ATP-binding protein EhuA, whose amino-acid sequence is MSAETVSAENVSAENANELIRFDNVTKRFGKNTVLDDLCFSVQPGKHVTLVGPSGSGKTTILRLLMTLVKPDEGTITVNGEKLFPADNKHVREVRKNIGMVFQQFNLFPNMNVLRNVTEAPVRVLGLGKDEAEERGRELLDLVGLGDRCAARPTQLSGGQQQRVAIARALAMRPRILLLDEVTSALDPELVAGVLDVLRDIAHTTDITMLCVTHEMNFARDISDDVMMFDSGKVIESGPPEKIFTDPEHERTREFLSAVL
- the ehuD gene encoding ectoine/hydroxyectoine ABC transporter permease subunit EhuD; translated protein: MNWDWSAVADFMPRFWDGLLLTLQVLVLGSVLSFTLGLVWAIGFRAPTRFIRWPVNVLTEFIRNTPLLVQLFFFFFVLPEWGVQFSGLTTGTIAIGLHYSTYTAQVYRAGIDAVPAGQWEAATALSLPVGRTWLAVILPQAIRRIVPALGNYVISMLKDTPLLAGISVLEMLQQSRLESAATFQYTEPLTVVGVAFILIAYPASLLMRALERRLVR
- the ehuC gene encoding ectoine/hydroxyectoine ABC transporter permease subunit EhuC, encoding MTAGLWTNWVLPGIWITVQLTLYSAALATFVAFTVGTARTHRSRFVRFLAGFYTEIFRGTSALVLMFWLFFVMPGLFGWALVPMWAAVLALGLSYGAYGAEVVRGALNSVAPAQREAGIALNFTPWQRLRLILLPQAVPEMIPPFSNLLIELLKGTALVSLLGVADVSFAAYLVRLATQESAQIYSITLVIYFVLAFLLARGMRVLERRTKAGIGITTTPGGAR
- the ehuB gene encoding ectoine/hydroxyectoine ABC transporter substrate-binding protein EhuB, which codes for MASPPEHHRERTTKRSIGRRSLLLGTAVLGAAGALGTAGCAKIPSGDTLARLKSQRTVRLGIAGEAPYGYVNDQGDFTGEAVELAKIIFKRLGVANVQPVATDFSSLIPGLNSQQFDVVSAGMYINADRCKQVIFADPEYQMLDSFLVRTGNPKGLHSYQDVVRTKAKFATGTGYAEIEYAISAGVPEKEIVILQDPVAGLNAVESGRVDVFAGTALTGREVVKKSRKAEATKPFAPLVDGEKKVDGGGFAFRPTDTGLRDAFNVEIHKMKKSGELFRVLKPFGFTESEMTTLTAEELCA
- a CDS encoding DUF3830 family protein, translated to MTDRFVTVSLDKRGVRCTAKLLDDRAPVTCAAVWEALPLGSDVYHAKYARNEIYALFPAFAAEEPPLENPTVTPIPGDLCYFTFSDTELGTSSYGYDTKAVTARRTTVDLALFYERNNLLINGDMGWIPGIVWGTVVDGLDRMAEACQDLWRAGAIGETLSFRRE